In Desulfotignum phosphitoxidans DSM 13687, a single window of DNA contains:
- a CDS encoding response regulator, whose amino-acid sequence MNKKTIIIVDDHRVFHHGISQALEATGEFTVTARAANGIQAVSLAEKSVPDLILMDISMPDLNGMEATRRILAIHPKIRIIALSMHTEKIYVKGMLNAGASGYVLKSCSFKELLTAIKAGLDGHVYVSPEITHLLVGDSPDRLSCLTPREKQILVYIAEGHSTRETAEILKLSAKTIDIHRRNLRSKLGIQTVAGLTRYALAKGLIPPAP is encoded by the coding sequence ATGAATAAAAAAACCATCATCATCGTGGATGACCACCGGGTATTCCACCACGGCATCAGTCAAGCCCTGGAAGCGACCGGCGAATTCACTGTCACAGCCCGGGCCGCCAACGGGATTCAGGCGGTTTCTTTGGCTGAAAAATCCGTCCCGGATCTTATCCTCATGGACATCAGCATGCCCGATCTCAACGGCATGGAAGCCACCCGAAGAATTCTGGCAATCCATCCGAAAATCCGCATTATCGCCTTGTCCATGCATACGGAAAAAATCTATGTCAAAGGCATGCTTAATGCCGGGGCATCCGGGTATGTGCTCAAATCCTGCTCTTTCAAAGAATTGTTGACTGCCATCAAAGCAGGGCTGGACGGCCATGTATATGTAAGTCCGGAAATCACTCACCTGCTGGTGGGAGATTCACCGGACCGCCTGAGCTGCCTGACCCCACGTGAAAAACAGATACTGGTGTATATCGCCGAAGGCCACAGTACCAGGGAAACCGCAGAAATCCTGAAGTTGAGCGCGAAAACCATCGATATCCACCGCAGAAACCTCAGATCCAAACTCGGGATACAGACCGTTGCCGGGCTGACCCGATATGCCCTGGCCAAAGGGCTGATCCCTCCGGCGCCCTGA
- the cfa gene encoding cyclopropane fatty acyl phospholipid synthase, producing the protein MNHASSQRLATDLFAAAGVKINGTNPWDIQVNQDLFFKRLVAGGSKALGESYMDGWWECPRLDQFFDKILQARLDEQAIKSIRAVWCRVKAMLTVSPGKFRAFEIGRRHYDIGNELFSLMLDKSMNYSCGYWKNADTLEAAQEAKMELICRKLQLAPGMRVLDIGCGWGGLSAYMAQKYQVSVKGVTVSKEQVTLATQRCRDLPVEIRLMDYRDLNEPFDRIVSVGMFEHVGRAHYKTFMAVVHRCLKDQGLFLLHTIAGNRSVRSSDPWISKYIFPNSMVPSGRQITMAAEKFFVLEDWHSFGPDYDPTLMAWYDNFVANWDRIKHRYDNRFFRMWTYYLLACAGTFRARSNQLWQIVFSKGGVRPTYTSVR; encoded by the coding sequence ATGAACCATGCATCTTCTCAACGACTGGCGACTGATCTGTTCGCCGCTGCCGGCGTCAAAATCAACGGTACAAATCCCTGGGATATTCAGGTGAATCAGGACCTTTTCTTCAAGCGGCTGGTGGCCGGCGGCTCCAAAGCTCTGGGTGAAAGTTATATGGACGGGTGGTGGGAATGCCCCAGACTGGACCAGTTTTTTGATAAAATTTTGCAGGCCCGGCTGGATGAACAGGCCATAAAATCCATACGTGCTGTGTGGTGCCGTGTCAAGGCGATGTTGACGGTATCTCCGGGAAAATTCAGAGCGTTTGAAATCGGCCGGCGGCATTATGATATCGGCAATGAACTGTTTTCGCTGATGCTGGATAAATCCATGAATTATTCCTGCGGGTACTGGAAAAACGCCGACACCCTGGAAGCGGCCCAGGAAGCCAAAATGGAGTTGATCTGCCGGAAGTTGCAGCTGGCACCCGGTATGCGGGTGTTGGACATCGGTTGCGGATGGGGGGGATTGTCTGCGTATATGGCACAAAAATATCAGGTGAGTGTGAAGGGTGTCACCGTGTCAAAAGAGCAGGTGACTTTGGCCACACAACGGTGCCGGGACCTGCCTGTGGAGATCCGGCTCATGGATTACCGGGATCTGAATGAACCCTTTGACCGGATCGTGTCTGTGGGAATGTTCGAGCATGTGGGAAGGGCCCACTACAAAACCTTTATGGCCGTGGTTCACCGGTGCCTGAAGGATCAGGGGCTTTTTCTGCTGCACACCATTGCCGGTAACCGGTCCGTGCGTAGCAGCGACCCCTGGATTTCCAAATACATTTTTCCCAATTCCATGGTGCCGTCCGGCCGCCAGATCACAATGGCGGCGGAAAAATTTTTTGTTCTGGAGGACTGGCACAGTTTCGGTCCTGATTATGATCCCACGTTGATGGCTTGGTATGACAATTTTGTGGCCAACTGGGACAGGATCAAACACCGGTATGACAACCGGTTTTTCCGCATGTGGACCTATTACCTGCTGGCCTGTGCCGGCACGTTCAGGGCCCGGAGCAATCAATTGTGGCAAATTGTATTCTCAAAAGGCGGTGTCCGGCCGACATATACCAGTGTGCGATGA